CAGCCCGTCCGAGATAAGAAGGTCTGCCTTGGgaagctggagatgctgCTTCAATCTCCGATTATTATTTGCTGGATAGAACCCACCTGGCCAAAGCTACTTCAGAAATATCTCACAGTCTCTGTCTTCTGTGACTGTATGGTTGATGTAAGTCATGATTCCCCAAGGTATGCATGCGCCTAAGTAGGAATcaatatctatctatctacccCCCCCCACATAAAAAAAAtcataaaaaaaaaaaaaaatcaatgATTCCCCTCTATGGGATTATTCGATTCTCACTCTATTTTCTTGAATCGTCTACCTTGATTCGCCGCCTCCTACGTATGTCAAAGGAACAATTCCGAGGTCTGACCAAGTAGTGGATTATGCAGTGCAGTACCTGAACCACGGCCACAACGACGAGGGGACTTCCTGCACAACAAATCAAGCAGAAAAAAGTGAAAAAGTGGGGGAAAACATGTCCACGCAGGCGTTGAGAGGCGAGACGGTTTCTGTTCCTGCCAGTTAGTGTGCCTTAGCTTCGTTGGGATACCAAGTACCTAGACACCAGCCTGGCTGTTCGTTGGtcggaagcaggagacatccctGTTTTGCCCTGGATTGCCGAGGAGAACGGTGCAGATAGAGAGTGTCTGGTCAGTATCTGGTCAGTATTGGTCTGGATGGGAGATGAACCAGAAAGATCCCGCTTTGACGTCATGGTTGAGTACTTGTGAAACTGCAACAATGAAGCTCCAGACTACAATAGGGTACGGTTGGACTATGGATTATGAGGATCGTTTCCACATATTTCTAGAGAAACCCTCTTTGAACAGGACACATCTGAGATTTTGAGTGGAGCTTCgagaggtactccgtagagaggTACCTATTACCCTCAATGTCGAGGCAACGTGGGGTGGATCATCCTCTCTGCTCTGATGGGCTGACTGACTCGAGTCACTCGACACTGAACGCAGGTGCGGGCGTTTTCCATCGTCCTTTCAGCTTCAATCTATCCCGTATTCAGCCAGAATACGTTCACGAGCAGTGGCAGAAAATGGTCTGATCGCTCAGTAAGACCGCATTGATACCTTCACGTCCTATTGAGTGTGTTGAAGGACGCGGTTGTGATTGGCCCAGGTCAACGCAATCAGGCAAAAAGGCAACAAGGCAACAAGGCATCCACAAGTCCTTTGGGGCCGTTGGCTCCACCTTCAAGCAATGGGCAACAGGTGACAGCTCTATTCAGCAGAGACCGACAGCTGCAATGTAATCTTATCGAATTTGGTCCAGTACTCTCGTCAGTTGATCACAATATTATCGAATAAGTAAATAAACTCAGGATTCACCTGCTTGAGGTTAGCTCGTTCTTTAAGTGACAGTCGATCTGTTGATTATATCAGCTGCTGGCACGTGATGGGGATCGATTGTTCTGGAAGGCGGTGGAACCCACTCGTGTCGTCATGGGGCAACAGAGAGGCTTCTCGACACTGCGAAGAATGGGCTGATGATACCCAACTGCAGCTATATCTAGCTCCGCTGTCATCCGCGCAGgctgtttcttctcttcttttgtgTTTGTTATCaccatcattatcattacCTGACACTCAATTCCGTTTCACAATGAACGGTGCTCAATTCACAGACAGAGCCAACAAGGCGTTATTGGACTCGAGCCATCTGGCCGAGCAATACGCCCATTCTCAGATCCTCCCGATTCACCTCGCTCTTGCTCTCCTCAATCCTCCACCAGatgactcgaaagatcaaCAAACCGCCACACATCCCTCGCACGACTCTTCCACCGCTCCGCTCTTCCGCCAGGTCGTCGAGCGCGCTCATGGCGACCCTCAGCTCCTCGAGCGTTCCCTCATGAAGCTACTTGTCCGGTTACCGAGTCAAGATCCTCCTCCCGACACAGTGAGCGTCTCACCCGCCCTTGCCAAAGTCATTCGTGCGTCGACCGAGCTGTCCAAGACGCAAAAAGACAGCTACGTTGCCATTGACCACCTCATCCTCTCGGTCGTTCAAGATTCTCAGGTGCAGCGGGCACTGGCGGATGCGAACATCCCCAATGTCAAGCTGATCGACACCGCGGTACAACAGATCCGAGGTACACGGCGGGTAGACTCCAAGACTGCCGACGCTGAGGGCGAGAATGAGAACCTCAAGAAGTTCACCATTGACATGACTGCTCTGGCCAGAGAGGGCAAGATCGATCCTGTCATTGGTcgtgaggaggagattcgTCGAGTCATCCGCATTCTCAGTCGACGGACGAAGAACAACCCGGTGCTGATCGGTGAGCCCGGTGTCGGTAAGACCACTATTGTCGAAGGTCTGGCTCGCCGTATCGTGAACGCCGATGTTCCGGCCAATCTGGCCCAGTGCAGGCTGCTTTCCCTGGATGTCGGCTCGTTGGTGGCCGGTAGCAAGTACCGGGGGGAGTTCGAAGAGAGAATGAAGGGCgttctcaaggagatcgaaGAATCCAAGGACACGATTGTCCTATTCGTCGACGagatccatcttctcatGGGTGCAGGCTCGAGCGGGGAGGGAGGTATGGATGCCGCCAATCTGCTGAAGCCTATGCTCGCTCGTGGTCAGCTACATTGTATCGGTGCGACCACGCTCGGCGAATACCGCAAGTACATTGAAAAGGATCAAGCATTCGAACGACGATTCCAACAGGTTCTCGTCAAGGAACCTACCGTCTCTGAAACTATCTCCATTCTCCGTGGTCTGAAGGAAAAGTACGAAGTCCACCATGGTGTTAACATTCTGGACGGCGCTATCGTTGCCGCAGCCGAATTGGCTGCCAGATACCTCACTGCTCGCCGACTCCCCGACTCGGCCGTCGATCTCATCGATGAGGCGGCTGCCGCCGTCAGAGTGACCCGCGAGTCGGAGCCCGAGGCCCTAGACAACCTCGAGAGAAGACTCCGCCAGCTGCAGATTGAAATCCATGCCCTCGAGCGGGAAAAGGACGATGCGTCCAAGGCCCGGTTGGAAGCTGCCAAGCAAGAAGCCGCCAATGTGACGGAAGAGTTGCGGCCCTTGCGGGAGAAGTACGAAAGCGAGAAGCAGCGCAGCAAGGCGATCCAAGATGCCAAGATTAAGCTCGACTCactcaaggtcaagagaGACGAAGCGGAACGGTCCGGTGACACTCAGACAGCTGCCGACCTGGAGTACTACGCCATTCCAGAAACCAAGGCCTTAATCGAGCGACTCGAGGCCGATCGCATCAAGGCAGACGAGGAACGTCGTGCTCGACATGGTGACAATGGCGAGGCCCTGCTGGCCGACGCGGTCGGACCCGATCAGATCAACGAGATTGTCGCCCGTTGGACTGGTATCCCTGTCACCCGACTCAAGACCACCGAGAGGGACAAGTTGTTGCACATGGAGAAGTACCTTGGCAAGATCGTTGTGGGCCAGAAGGAGGCTGTCACTTCGGTCTCCAATGCCATTCGGCTGCAACGGTCGGGTCTCAGTAACCCCAACTCGCCTCcaagcttcctcttctgcggTCCCTCCGGTACCGGTAAGACTCTGTTGACCAAGGCACTTGCCGAGTTCCTCTTCGACGACCCCAAGGCCATGATCCGGTTCGACATGTCCGAGTACCAAGAGCGGCACTCGCTGAGCCGGATGATTGGTGCGCCTCCCGGCTACGTGGGACACGATGCTGGTGGTCAGCTGACCGAGAGTCTGCGCCGTCGGCCCTTCTCCATCCTTCTGTTCGACGAAGTCGAAAAGGCAGCCAAGGAGGTGCTCaccgttcttctgcagctcatgGACGACGGTCGGATTACCGATGGCCAGGGCAGAATTGTCGACGCCAAGAACTGCATCGTCGTCATGACCTCCAACCTGGGAGCCGAGTTCCTCTCGCGCCCGACCACCAAGGATGGCCGCATTGACCCTCAGACCCGCGAGCTGGTCATGGGCGCTCTCCGCGATTATTTCCTGCCCGAGTTCCTGAACCGGATCTCcagcatcgtcatcttcaaccGGCTCACCAGGAAGGAAATCCGCAAGATCGTCGACCTGCGCCTCAACGAGGTGCAGCGCCGTCTCGAGCAGAACAACC
The DNA window shown above is from Aspergillus fumigatus Af293 chromosome 1, whole genome shotgun sequence and carries:
- a CDS encoding ATP-dependent Clp protease ATP-binding subunit; this translates as MGIDCSGRRWNPLVSSWGNREASRHCEEWADDTQLQLYLAPLSSAQAVSSLLLCLLSPSLSLPDTQFRFTMNGAQFTDRANKALLDSSHLAEQYAHSQILPIHLALALLNPPPDDSKDQQTATHPSHDSSTAPLFRQVVERAHGDPQLLERSLMKLLVRLPSQDPPPDTVSVSPALAKVIRASTELSKTQKDSYVAIDHLILSVVQDSQVQRALADANIPNVKLIDTAVQQIRGTRRVDSKTADAEGENENLKKFTIDMTALAREGKIDPVIGREEEIRRVIRILSRRTKNNPVLIGEPGVGKTTIVEGLARRIVNADVPANLAQCRLLSLDVGSLVAGSKYRGEFEERMKGVLKEIEESKDTIVLFVDEIHLLMGAGSSGEGGMDAANLLKPMLARGQLHCIGATTLGEYRKYIEKDQAFERRFQQVLVKEPTVSETISILRGLKEKYEVHHGVNILDGAIVAAAELAARYLTARRLPDSAVDLIDEAAAAVRVTRESEPEALDNLERRLRQLQIEIHALEREKDDASKARLEAAKQEAANVTEELRPLREKYESEKQRSKAIQDAKIKLDSLKVKRDEAERSGDTQTAADLEYYAIPETKALIERLEADRIKADEERRARHGDNGEALLADAVGPDQINEIVARWTGIPVTRLKTTERDKLLHMEKYLGKIVVGQKEAVTSVSNAIRLQRSGLSNPNSPPSFLFCGPSGTGKTLLTKALAEFLFDDPKAMIRFDMSEYQERHSLSRMIGAPPGYVGHDAGGQLTESLRRRPFSILLFDEVEKAAKEVLTVLLQLMDDGRITDGQGRIVDAKNCIVVMTSNLGAEFLSRPTTKDGRIDPQTRELVMGALRDYFLPEFLNRISSIVIFNRLTRKEIRKIVDLRLNEVQRRLEQNNRNVTIQCTEEVKDYLGEAGYSPAYGARPLARIIEREVLNKLAVLILRGSIQDGEVARVVMREGRIDVLPNHEVEMEEDEEMVDEDDALAEIENGSGDMDLYE